The following proteins come from a genomic window of Theileria equi strain WA chromosome 2 map unlocalized gcontig_1105316255037, whole genome shotgun sequence:
- a CDS encoding hypothetical protein (encoded by transcript BEWA_035610A) yields MASEEVSIELKNKPPNGDKDTITYQGSTTTGTGNVKITVERTTHPLGSDFLKYEHTLQTKGEFILKEIQDNGGKIDVIGLKDVPRNDGGSNEWIVLGGHNHSKPPLIGGDIERTLDDLVCSNYDAVTLDLGKSVSFSGDKPYCCRCVYHGDNDDQRKIFVTLRKVFCKQHTQNSIQYCKHTIKNPQNRVARIRYYIGDTDTNTHSNRRRIKYIGLDLPMDGVKAVYASYCDGNPVLIYVDGGDKAEGWYKKGGDSSTGDENWTKVDLPGITPTNFNSLTCEHWKVLVKVLKSTGGCKSLQECPKGTVKQLQEQSQQLARADEEKESGDEVEEEEKKKKKGDEELGAKGSQESAGSDGPRGPTVPGEEDDTGSVGEGTTSPGSPPSGLRYSQYAPQDYGIDKQLHYIKTFPPQIHSDTYN; encoded by the exons ATGGCTAGTGAAGAAGTAAGTATCGAACTTAAAAACAAGCCAcctaatggagataaagatACTATTACGTATCAAGGAAGTACTACTACCGGAACCGGTAATGTTAAAATTACCGTCGAAAGAACCACTCACCCTCTTGGATCTgacttcctcaagtatGAGCATACTCTACAGACTAAAGGAGAGTTTATATTAAAGGAAATCCAGGATAATGGTGGCAAAATCGATGTTATTGGACTTAAAGATGTTCCTAGG AATGATGGCGGTAGTAATGAATGGATTGTACTAGGTGGACATAACCATTCTAAACCTCCACTCATCGGCGGTGACATTGAAAGAACACTAGATGATTTAGTCTGTTCTAACTATGATGCAGTTACCTTGGATCTTGGCAAAAGTGTATCCTTTAGTGGTGATAAGCCATATTGTTGTCGTTGCGTTTACCATGGTGATAATGACGATCAGCGGAAGATTTTTGTTACTCTTAGGAAAGTTTTCTGTAAACAACATACACAAAATTCCATTCAATATTGTAAACATACCATTAAAAATCCTCAGAATAGAGTTGCCAGGATAAGGTACTATATTGGTGATACTGATACTAATACTCATAGTAatagaagacgtataaagtATATTGGGTTAGACCTTCCCATGGATGGTGTCAAAGCAGTTTACGCTTCATATTGTGACGGAAACCCTGTACTTATATACGTTGACGGTGGAGATAAAGCCGAAGGCTGGTACAAGAAAGGTGGTGATAGTAGtactggagatgaaaattGGACAAAAGTAGATCTCCCTGGTATAACACCTACTAACTTTAATAGCCTTACCTGTGAACACTGGAAAGTACTTGTAAAGGTACTAAAGAGTACAGGTGGATGTAAAAgcttgcaagaatgtcCTAAAGGGACTGTTAAACAACTGCAAGAACAATCACAACAACTAGCACGTgctgatgaagaaaaagaatcCGGGGATGaagttgaggaagaagagaaaaagaaaaagaagggTGATGAAGAACTAGGTGCTAAAGGATCTCAAGAATCTGCTGGTTCTGATGGACCTAGGGGACCTACTGTTCCTGGTGAAGAGGATGATACTGGATCTGTTGGAGAAGGTACTACTTCTCCTGGATCTCCTCCCTCTGGACTACGCTATTCTCAGTATGCTCCTCAAGACTATGGGATAGATAAACAATTACATTACATAAAAACATTCCCTCCACAAATACATTCAGATACATACAACTGA
- a CDS encoding conserved hypothetical protein (encoded by transcript BEWA_035600A) gives MEDLPSNEREWYSFERQVSRWLSENVHVLTPEERQPFTKASINSIGIGSGMTILTNLTLNRFGIFSNRFRRAIVSSIGGIYVTTKYIASKRREIYTDLLKSPGTTGQACRKILAATRADPTAHTGYPQETHAPVDYSNFGGPQESQEFVTDNVNVPKETGGFFQEQGQRTEVAEKKDFKTWEEIRRENLKRDGYTQSSES, from the exons ATGGAAGACCTCCCATCAAATGAGCGTGAATGGTATTCTTTTGAGAGGCAGGTTAGCCGTTGGCTCTCTGAGAATGTACACGTGCTCACGCCCGAAGAGAGACAGCCATTTACAAAAGCATCGATAAATTCGATTGGTATTGGCTCAGGAATGACTATTTTAACAAATTTAACGCTAAATAGgtttggaatatttagCAATAGGTTTAGGAGGGCAATCGTCTCCTCTATAGGTGGTATTTACGTTACCACAAAGTATATAGCAAGCAAGAGAAGGGAGATTTATACCGAT CTCCTCAAGAGTCCTGGTACCACGGGTCAAGCTTGTAGAAAGATTTTGGCTGCCACGAGGGCGGATCCTACTGCACATACGGGATACCCTCAGGAAACACATGCTCCAGTAGATTATTCAAATTTTGGAGGACCTCAAGAGTCACAGGAATTTGTCACAGATAATGTAAACGTTCCAAAAGAAACTGGAGGCTTCTTCCAG GAACAGGGACAAAGAACCGAAGTTGCAGAAAAGAAGGATTTTAAAACATGGGAAGAGATTAGAAGAGAAAACCTCAAGAGAGACGGATACACACAGTCTTCCGAGAGTTAA
- a CDS encoding signal peptide containing protein (encoded by transcript BEWA_035620A), translating to MILFTLLCAILQVSSFQIKRFTLDSDVVLNQSLVKSVHVNWKRSDGSFKAFKFRLPGAVAISDFKNLQDWPVLSIDYGTKFIGLSFHYGGESRCLEGITHDGDVQLTCRRIQGIINTLYSKFPILGRILVLIGVPIAHERLTDGSLLFQILYNLDLAIKLSKLLKAQDKLQYSGTVSHLLTNPCLLCNLGASKISADSTIIGKEPMCSRPGNKSCPEIYEIVNSLIPSSLVAVATEDFSSYQTDGPGRRDSLASCNIFENFKHIKGSRIAILPSDQSIFASHKKEDTLPVYKGLCRIISKRLSE from the coding sequence ATGATCCTTTTTACCCTCTTATGCGCCATCCTTCAAGTCTCTTCCTTTCAGATAAAGAGATTCACTCTGGACTCTGACGTTGTGCTAAACCAGTCACTCGTTAAAAGTGTGCATGTAAATTGGAAGAGGAGCGACGGAAGTTTTAAAGCATTCAAATTTAGACTCCCCGGCGCAGTTGCTATAAGTGACTTTAAGAATCTGCAAGATTGGCCTGTGCTCAGTATAGATTATGGTACAAAGTTCATAGGTTTATCATTTCATTATGGAGGAGAATCAAGGTGTCTGGAGGGAATAACACACGATGGAGATGTGCAATTAACTTGCAGGCGGATACAGGGAATTATAAACACTTTATACTCCAAATTTCCAATTCTAGGCCGAATATTGGTTCTAATTGGGGTTCCAATAGCGCATGAAAGACTCACTGATGGAAGTTTGCTCTTTCAAATACTCTATAATCTGGACCTTGCCATTAAACTTTCAAAGCTTCTTAAAGCACAGGATAAGCTCCAGTACTCCGGAACCGTGTCGCATCTTTTGACTAATCCATGTCTCTTGTGTAACTTGGGAGCAAGTAAAATTAGTGCGGATTCTACTATTATAGGCAAGGAACCCATGTGCAGTAGACCTGGAAATAAATCCTGCCCGGAAATCTACGAAATTGTAAACTCTCTAATACCATCTTCTCTTGTGGCAGTAGCCACCGAAGACTTTTCAAGTTATCAGACAGATGGacctggaagaagagactCTCTTGCAAGTTGcaatatttttgaaaattttaaacacATAAAAGGGTCTAGAATTGCAATTCTTCCCAGCGATCAGTCCATATTTGCGAGCCACAAAAAGGAGGATACTCTGCCCGTATACAAAGGTTTATGTAGGATTATTTCTAAAAGGTTGAGTGAATAG
- a CDS encoding hypothetical protein (encoded by transcript BEWA_035590A), with product MRVILLFSWLYILGISHCILPFGDSTLTLDLSRFNSLRSQPNRGGVQTDDGVVQGIPYKSFFLNNGKSFGELTEGRVTIWEAGQDEKCTAVNLYYKESVELLSIYVRGSHGSRLVCFEKVGRTWKSISENKLEARLEELRTLPICMGSPDRPNPVLFDLNDVIVTGYHQTPREYGHLEETVEQGQKSEGAEVEEDEDSDDEESEDLTRRLENHLSTTVRNLLQGKGTRQHHNTTLDIRKAHGSNFWVAEAPINVTMYRGFFPEDDSIKKIIDGETVLWSASVRDSFQNACTFSTHHLILLKVNAKREGITTPHCLEFKEGTWRMIEYKKYSDKLAHILTRGEKNIEIDMERVPEDLGNVLDYVSDGYRTISIFPFKQFKIRGVHYNYTSIWSSMGEEFCSSATIYTDENVSLSRVTVDDGQEKRDHYYLFSTYEGNVVNPKWKEITFDDLAEYLKDFKDSPENLKSFEAELNIDKADEDTARTRMHVIDGVVTIKREPLPANRIVRVVDSDGPIWEARENQRCLSSESYYKRDHLTILILLIQTDQALELKYHEKIGDTWGVLRDNDIEEKINSLYAH from the coding sequence ATGAGGGTCATATTGCTCTTTTCCTGGCTATACATTCTCGGAATATCGCACTGCATACTCCCCTTTGGGGATTCCACCCTGACCCTTGACCTCTCGAGGTTCAACTCTCTTCGGTCACAGCCCAACAGGGGCGGAGTTCAAACAGACGATGGAGTTGTTCAGGGGATCCCGTACAAGTCCTTCTTTTTGAACAATGGCAAGTCCTTTGGTGAGCTAACGGAGGGCAGAGTGACAATCTGGGAGGCTGGTcaagatgaaaaatgcaCAGCCGTTAACTTGTACTACAAGGAGAGTGTGGAACTTCTCAGCATATACGTCAGAGGCAGTCATGGGTCTCGTCTCGTGTGCTTTGAAAAAGTCGGTAGAACGTGGAAGAGCATCTCCGAGAACAAATTGGAGGCAAGACTGGAAGAACTCAGGACATTACCGATTTGTATGGGCTCTCCAGACCGACCAAATCCGGTCCTCTTTGATCTCAATGATGTAATTGTCACAGGGTACCACCAGACCCCCAGAGAATATGGACATTTAGAGGAAACTGTAGAGCAGGGACAAAAATCTGAAGGAGCTGAGGTAGAGGAGGATGAAGACTCAGACGACGAAGAATCGGAAGATCTCACCAGGAGACTTGAAAACCACCTATCTACAACAGTTAGAAATTTGCTCCAGGGAAAAGGTACAAGGCAACATCACAATACAACTCTGGACATTAGAAAGGCTCACGGTTCAAACTTTTGGGTTGCAGAGGCACCAATAAATGTGACAATGTACAGAGGATTCTTCCCAGAGGACGACTCCATCAAAAAAATAATAGACGGTGAAACAGTCTTGTGGAGTGCAAGCGTAAGGGATAGCTTCCAAAACGCATGCACATTCTCCACGCATCATCTAATTCTCCTCAAGGTAAATGCCAAGAGGGAAGGGATAACAACTCCGCACTGTCTAGAGTTCAAAGAGGGTACATGGAGAATGATAGAGTACAAGAAATATTCCGACAAACTTGCACATATTTTAACCAGAGGGGAGAAGAACATTGAAATTGACATGGAAAGAGTGCCAGAAGATTTGGGAAATGTCCTAGACTATGTCTCGGACGGATATAGAACCATCTCCATATTCCCATTTAAGCAATTCAAGATCAGGGGAGTCCATTACAACTACACAAGCATCTGGAGTTCCATGGGTGAAGAATTTTGCTCCTCCGCCACAATTTACACTGATGAAAACGTCTCCTTATCCAGAGTAACTGTGGACGATGGTCAAGAAAAGAGGGACCACTACTACTTGTTTTCCACCTATGAAGGAAATGTCGTCAATCCAAAGTGGAAGGAAATTACATTTGATGACCTTGCCGAGTACCTGAAGGACTTTAAAGACTCCCCCGAAAACCTAAAGTCTTTTGAAGCTGAACTCAATATTGACAAAGCTGATGAGGATACCGCCAGGACAAGAATGCATGTCATTGACGGTGTCGTCACAATCAAAAGGGAGCCTTTGCCAGCGAATAGAATTGTTAGAGTAGTAGATTCTGATGGTCCTATCTGGGAAGCAAGAGAGAATCAGAGATGCCTCAGCTCAGAATCCTATTACAAAAGAGACCATCTCACAATCCTGATTTTGCTTATACAAACTGATCAGGCGCTAGAGCTCAAGTATCATGAAAAGATTGGAGATACTTGGGGAGTTTTAAGGGACAATGACATTGAAGAAAAGATCAACAGTTTGTATGCGCACTAG
- a CDS encoding hypothetical protein (encoded by transcript BEWA_035630A): MQTLSSHPFLSILMELVKLQEYETCHRLLGIIVSREQRACKEWVLGTSGVENALNGYYFSQFEKLLKKEYKSASADIALLVLYSQLFNFCYKCYKEENTDQFNTDRHTKFLFCLFDEIASRFLNSGTLVEDTLQTCEVSKGSTCFAKDYHCILRLLMEIVEEKMQFCESLETIGDICLSCVINGIRMIYGVRSDTPNIFTPEKVRGALASENVKTPSMQAGSISRKFSMTNALDHNTPLWSGNSAPMKPQNVIEELLTPRERYMRDECVDELSDDLETLLRYAIHLLDAKEGHIHKLLSQIKDLFWSFEEKVFLARLDEHRR, encoded by the coding sequence ATGCAAACTCTGTCGTCTCACCCGTTCCTGAGCATTCTGATGGAATTGGTGAAGCTCCAAGAGTATGAAACATGTCACAGGCTCTTGGGAATCATTGTTTCTAGAGAACAAAGAGCGTGTAAAGAATGGGTACTTGGGACATCTGGAGTTGAAAATGCATTGAATGGGTATTACTTTTCTcaatttgaaaagttgCTAAAGAAGGAGTACAAGTCAGCCAGTGCAGACATTGCGCTCCTTGTTTTATATTCCCAGCTCTTtaatttttgttataaatgCTATAAAGAGGAAAATACAGACCAATTTAATACTGATAGGCACACGAAGTTTCTCTTTTGCCTCTTTGACGAAATTGCGAGTAGGTTTCTAAACTCTGGGACACTTGTAGAGGACACTTTGCAGACTTGTGAAGTTTCCAAGGGATCTACATGTTTTGCAAAAGATTACCATTGTATCTTGAGGCTCTTGATGGAAATTGTGGAGGAAAAAATGCAATTTTGTGAGTCGCTGGAAACCATTGGAGATATATGTCTTTCCTGTGTTATTAATGGGATCAGAATGATTTATGGAGTCCGTTCCGACACACCAAATATCTTTACTCCAGAAAAGGTCAGGGGAGCTCTAGCGAGTGAAAATGTGAAAACCCCGAGTATGCAGGCCGGGTCAATCTCTCGCAAATTTTCCATGACAAACGCTCTTGATCATAATACTCCCCTGTGGTCTGGAAATAGCGCCCCTATGAAACCGCAAAACGTGATTGAGGAACTTCTTACGCCCCGTGAAAGGTACATGAGGGATGAATGTGTGGATGAACTATCCGATGATTTGGAAACCCTCTTGAGATATGCCATTCATCTTTTAGATGCCAAGGAAGGGCATATACATAAActtttatcgcaaattaAAGACCTTTTCTGGAGTTTTGAGGAGAAGGTCTTCCTAGCACGTCTGGATGAACACCGTCGCTAG